The DNA window TCTAAACCTCACATCCTAAAttgcatccattttttttgttactgaatAAGTAAACCTGTTGTCAGTCTCCAGAAAGCTTTAAAGGTATTCTTTATATTACTTCTGCAAACAGTGTTTTCAAATGTCAGGTCTGTGACCCGTCTACATTCCTGTGATTTGTCTAATGTGAACTCTTAACACACAGGATCCCTGTCCAGCCCACATTTGTATTTCAGGAAGTAAGTGGCGTGAGAGTCACAGAAGCCCAGTTTTCATTGTATTCTCACATATGTCAGAAATGCACTCCTGTATATCGGTCCCATGAAGAAACAGCTTGATACCAGTATTTGTCCTGCCAAGAAGACATCAACAAGAATCATATCTTGGACTGgatttttggtgatttttttttttcacattagaagATGATTTTACTTTTGTAGCTTACTTGAGTTACTAACTTCCTCTTTATCAGACTTATACTTTTACTTGTACAGTGCTCAGCTATGGTAACAATGAGGACTTGGATTGAGCCAGTGGTGGCAGGAGCACAGGTTGCCAGCTCTTTTTATGACACGGCTTTACTATTTGTGGTCAAAAATTACTATAACCAGACTATTACATCTGTAAACACATCTCGTTCCGTCACACTACAGAAAGCCATATCAAACTTCTACATCATTCACAACTTAATTTTGGGACTTACTCCATTGTTATCAGCATATATCCTTGCTAGGATTGGAGACAGGCAAAGAAGAAAGGTCACAATATGCGTTCCATTGCTTGGGTACTTTCTATCAAGATGTTTTTTGTTGCCTGTCTTATTTTTAAGCTGGCCTATAGAAGTCATGTTTGGCTCTGCTGCTCTGAATGGTTTAACCGGCTGGTTTACAACCTACTGGGCTGGGGTTATGGCCTGGGCAGCTTTGGACTCCACTAAAAAGCGGCGATCACTCAAGCTAATCACCATTGAATTAGTGTATGGATTGTCTGGTTGTGTTGGCAGCTTGGCTTCTGGACACATCTTTGTATCTGTGACAATGACACATAACCAAGGTTCACCCCTTGTTATAAGCAGTGTTTCAATTTATTTGATATGcctattatatagtatatttattttaaaagagccAAATAATGAACCAGCGCTGCAAGAAAATTCAGATGATGAAGAAGTCAACAATGAAAACTCACCTGAACCAACAGAAAGATCTAAACTACTGGGGGATACAAACAGACCTTCATTGGGCCACACTGCTCTCACTCCATCCAAAGGTTTTATTGCTCTTCTTTTTGCCACCgccatattgtacaatatttccGTGGATGGAGCTATGGATgtactttcattatttttaattaatgaacCTCTAAAGTTCAGCCCTACATACATTGGCTATGCCAGTGCTGCTGGTTATTTAGTATTTATCACTAGTTTCTtgggagtttttattttttccaggtgTCTTAAAGATGTAACTTTAATTATAATGGGCATAGTGTCGTTCTGCTTTGGTATATTCATCATGGCGTTTGTACGACAGactttcttgtattttattggtAAGTTCAATTACACATCTGGTAATATATTTTTGGCGTCTTCAGGcactttgtttttgctgcatgattttcagtttttattgttatttatttcataGCCTATACCAAATGGTCCAACTCAAATGAATACTTCTTTCCTAAATCATGAAAGTGAGGTAAGGTACTATAGGGATCGGAATTGTCAGGTTTTAATTTGCAGACTTTTCACACCAAAAAACGGTATTTTTCGTCGGTGTTCCCCAAGTCTGTGTCAGAACAGGAAGTTGAAAAGAAGAGGAACACGAcaaaagtgaaacaaaatatgatttatatgtgCAATTAGCATGGGTTAGAACATCCCATAGATTATTATTACTGCCCACGTACTTCTTTCCTAATCTGCATTTACAAGGACTGAGAAAGAGCTAAAATCCCCCTGATGAGCTGCAAAAGTAAAGCTTAAGAGATGTACTTATTCTCTTCAAGTCTAAATACTAATGTTGGAGTTGGGTTTTAACTTCAGTTTCAGATCATTTGTAATGTGTCATATGCTTTGTAGAAATGCAGCATTGtctaaacatttacttttccaATATTGAACCACAATCATTCTATTGTTTGTCTTAGCGCACATGATTTTCTAGACATAAAAGATGGTAGAGTCAGCTATGATTCATATATTAGCATTGAcacatttaccaataaaatatgtatgtaatatcatttaaaagaatatatatggtATGAAAGGTTCTagattagttttaaaatatggccaaagaaatgtcattttgaaTTATTCAGCTGTCATATGTCATACTTCCACTTTTATCTTCCTTATATTTTTAGATACCCTGTAATATAATCTAGGCAGTTTGGTTTGGCAGTTATTTAAGGGGTCTGGCCATAGTCACACTGGACCATTACCCATTTACTGTTATTGGCATATGTATAGAATACAGTTGTGCTGGAGGTTACATGAATAGTGTGTGACCGGTCAGGCACGGCTGTTTCTGGGTGTTGGTGATATAGGCGGTTCAGTCAGGGTACTACTGCTTTTACCCCTTCCCCCAAATCACCTCTGATCTCTCCTGTCCTGTTTGCTGATGGTCATTGCCAGTATCCATGGCTAAAAGTGTCTTCTTGTTAGACATTAGGACTGCCTCCTCTGACTTGTGTAGCAAGGGTGCCATAACGTTTATTGGGGCCAAAGTTTTCTGCTCTACCCCCATCTCATGTCACAGTGCCATTAATAGGCATTGACAGACCCAGAGAGAAAGAAGGGCTGCAGCAGATCATCAGGACAAGTTAGCAAGTAGGAAAAGgtatgtgatcttttttttaggggggtgGATAGGTGGAGTTGTTATATACTATTCTTCTAGGCACCAGGTAGGGTGGTCACTGattatgtacatttgtaaaatttagtTATTAAATGATCACTATGGCTTAGCAGCATATAGGAGTGTATAGCCACTAGGAGTCTCTTGCTAGTTTGTAGAGGACCCCAAAATGgcaaactgattaaaaaaaaggtttaaatgataTGCAAATATGTATTCAATATTGTTAATTTCTTCATTACTTTGTAGCTCGAGCTGTGATGATGTTTGCTTTGATACCAATGCCAACAATAAGGTCTGTTTTATCCAAACATATTGGAGGATCATCATATGGTGAGTGGATTTTGACATTGCTTTTCTTTCTAATATTTAGCTCACTATCCATTATCCATTTCAGAGTCCTACACACAATGGTGTGGGGATAGAGAGTGCTTTGTATAGCTCTTCTTCATGCCAAACCAAAGATCATTGCAAAGTCACCATGGAATTGATTTACTAGATGAATAAATTACTTGGCTAGATTGTGCCTTACTGAGTATAATGAAAGCTACCTGGACCACTGAGCAGTATTGGATATGGTACCTCCATCATGTTTAAATGGCCtcatataaataacatttcatgTTGCTGATTGTTTCAGGTTTTATagttctgttttatatataacaaagtacagtcataaatacattcatatacagtttttgtaaattgtaCTTTACAATTTTTGTATCCCTGTTTGAAAACTATTGATACTTCATATGTTTAATTCCCATGTATGGAGTGGGGATCTCATGTTCTATATGAGCCAGGGAAGGTTGTGTGGCTTAAGGGAGCTTGAATTGGGTGGGTTGTCTGCCTACAATATTGATGGCTTTAATATTAGACACTTCATTCATATTCTTCTACCTGCTGCAATTCAGTGTATTGAAAGTTCACTGCAACTTCCCAAAGCTCAGTTGGCTAGGAGGTTATTTAAAGTGAGTAATCAAACATTTATCTGTGGTTGTCAAGTGGAAGCTGCAATCCAGAGAATCTACACCCCTATGGTATGTTGTGGTAGTGATAGTTAGTCTTAATCAGATAAAATGCTTGAACTATGATTGAAATTACAATTAGATTAATAGGCAGAAATTCTTCATTAAATGTTCTGGTTTCTATTGGTAAATATAACCCTAAAGCTGTCATCCAAATTTAAAATTAGTCAGACCAAACATATGTTGATTAGTCACTGcgtattgacaataaaaaaaattggtatttaaaagaattaatgtccagaacatatatacatatatgtatatattatataggaccaaaagttttgtatctttcatatgATAATTCTTTTCCAGGGAAAGTCTTTGTTGTACTCCAGCTCTCAATAGCAATTACAGGAGTTCTGACATCAATTGTATTCAACGAGATCTATCAAGCCACTTTAACCTCATTTAATGGAActtgctttattatatcaggaaTCCTTTCTATTCTCGGCATTATCCCCATCAGGTGAGCACTCCATTTACTATGAACAATTTTATTATGCTTCTGCTAAGTAAACAAACGATAATACAATTTTAGAGGTGGTTTATTTAGGTCACACGTAGGTCAATATAAGATGCAAGCATAACCATACCCTAAATAAGTTCGGTAGGTTAAATGGTAATTCCCTGCACTGCTGACCTTCCTGTTTTCTGCAAACTTTTATACACAGCTGTTTTGTTAGTAGAATACTAACTATGCCGAAAGATCTCCTACATCTTAAATCCAGGTCAGCTACCTGACCTggatttaaatattctttattttaagctcaataaCAGGAGAGAAGTAACTGTGAAGGGTGGAAGGCAACATTTGTCTATAGGGCCCCATGAGCTGTAGTTTTGCCCAGGTTCTTATTTTGCATTATGGCACAGTTagactgcatacacacttgcaatatttgtcgttggaaacaaacgatccacaacagatcgttcgataattgttgcACAACGTCTGGTCAACGaggccgacgaacgaggaatcgaACGAACGACTgccccagtggatctgattgggcgacgatcgttcgtaatctattgtgtgtaccgtcattcagtgatcatggtcACTGAAAATCTGTgttactttaaaaatgtcttctaaacaatgggcctgatttattaaagctatcatggacaatctagaatggatttcctttaactcacttgctattagttggcaaatattttcaatcctggacaagatctatttcaggtttgctggatcacccaggttcttctatgattgTCTATCTACTCCAGGATtagggagcttcaataaatcaggccttttgcaTAATTCCTAACCATATAAGCTAGTACACAAAAACATCATGTAAACAAAAGTACCAGGCCAGTGAATATGAATTAACTGTAAACTGGTAAATTTAGGAGAAAATGCAGCAATTTCCCTTTAAGTTTCGAGGGTTTCAACTGCTGACCTCCCTCcctcctgactttttttttctaaatcactgTCTAAAACATATCCAGATTATGAAGCCAATAAAGTTAATGATCTTGTTCTCCAGAGACATTCCAGTGGCTACTGTAGTAAGTAATTAAACCAACCACACAATTGGTATTTCCAAATATAGGTCAGCTCGGGTAGCTTATGTACTGTTCTAAAACAGGTTTCCTTTCAAGAGAAGCCTTTATAAAGACATATGAGGACTGCCATTGTATACCACCCTTTGAAAGTTCTAGTTGCCTAGCATTATTACTAACACACAGGCACACATACTTTGTGACCTAGAGCAGCGGTCACTaaccgagaaaattttggtggtccgcagctctggtcggtgcacccctgagtggggtcaggaaaaggaccccactggggggatgcACCCGCCATGGCCGTGGACCACgcccccagtacagttcccaggctcggtgaagtgggcgggctgtgtctctggacacaacccgcccactttcccattgcaggctcaaatctgcaatgggagagtgggagaggtTATaccataatgacgtcactctgggggagtgaGTGAGACCCGGCTCCCCGTTCATGCACGGTCGGGAGACGGTGATTTTAGTGGCCCGGCAACCACTGACCTACAGCAAATATACATAAAAGGAAAATTGAAGAACAGCCAGAAGTCACAGTGCATGATTATTCTAAACAATTGACTTCAACTATCAAAGCCAGAAGTTTGATAAAAAAGCAAAGCAGCATTTTAAGGGGAGGTCTACAATTGTAGCTTTCACTTTTCCTGCATAAAAGTTCCCATTATTTCATCAAACTTTTTGTGTGTTGGCCCTTTATATGTTCAAAGTTGAACTTTATATGTCAAAGTTAAAATCAATATAATTACACATTACAATACTTTATTTCtcaaatatttaactaaaattatttttttctatttcagtgtGGCTGCTTATAAATATTCTTCAGGATTCCTTCATGCCAGAACAGAATAAATTGAACACATCACGCTATAAAGACGTATTTACTGTTGTGTGTTTATACTGTGTATAAATTCAAACAAGaaattacattgtaaatatataatttaccaaataaatagTTTACCAGTAAgatactttttctgtttcttttggtAGTGTGGTTCA is part of the Pyxicephalus adspersus chromosome 3, UCB_Pads_2.0, whole genome shotgun sequence genome and encodes:
- the LOC140326144 gene encoding solute carrier family 46 member 2-like encodes the protein MVTMRTWIEPVVAGAQVASSFYDTALLFVVKNYYNQTITSVNTSRSVTLQKAISNFYIIHNLILGLTPLLSAYILARIGDRQRRKVTICVPLLGYFLSRCFLLPVLFLSWPIEVMFGSAALNGLTGWFTTYWAGVMAWAALDSTKKRRSLKLITIELVYGLSGCVGSLASGHIFVSVTMTHNQGSPLVISSVSIYLICLLYSIFILKEPNNEPALQENSDDEEVNNENSPEPTERSKLLGDTNRPSLGHTALTPSKGFIALLFATAILYNISVDGAMDVLSLFLINEPLKFSPTYIGYASAAGYLVFITSFLGVFIFSRCLKDVTLIIMGIVSFCFGIFIMAFVRQTFLYFIARAVMMFALIPMPTIRSVLSKHIGGSSYGKVFVVLQLSIAITGVLTSIVFNEIYQATLTSFNGTCFIISGILSILGIIPISVAAYKYSSGFLHARTE